The genome window gtctttttcagcccacctcatgaaacattttcctccttgtggttcccatttGAATGGATAATGTATTTAAACCACTAGAAAGTCtaatgcatcaatccaggacgtaaatataatggaaaatagccaagtgtttgtgggTGTCGGTACTGACAAAGCTTAAGGGGCCGTTAGGTAGGTTAGATTAATTAAATTTATTCGGTAAGCGGTGTGGGGCGGCGGAAATACACACCGCAGGATGGGATTTGGTGGTGGCGGTCCACTGCGCTGGCCGGTGTtgggagaaatacctccttgcagaaataagctTCTCTGCTGTCCACAACACACGGGAGAATACACAGcaagaaaaacattaatttgcctgattTTTTCTCTAGTCTGTCCACTCGTGGTCTTTGTGAGTGGTgagtagaaacagtaagcaagatgaacctctctctgtgagctattttacggctgtggCGGCaggtgtacaacaggcattgaaaagtcagttatttaatgatttgtgacagaaacagttagcagattacTTCATTACACACCGAAAACTGCCAAAAAAACAGTTTCATCTGTCAGTGCGAGATTggtgcacttgtaaaattttatccATACCCGTAACAATACAGCCCCCTCACAGGGCCCCcatggcagcctcagtgcctcgcagtccaTTGCCAAGTGTGCAGTGCAGCTATTCAGACAAtgtgcagacaacatacacaataaaaggaaatctatatacctacgtttattaggTTTGTCGGTAATATTATACGTATATTTAATTTTCCAccgcttataacggactttcAGCATTAACGGTCAAACTTCCCCGTGTTCCCCGCCAATTAGTCCATTatatcaagggtttactgtatatacataataattttttttcttattttcttttttttacttacctTCATGGTGCTAGCATACTCCACTTTAGATAATCTCCTCTCAAAGTTAGGGACTGATCCATTCTTGGGGATGACACCAGAAGAGCCTAGATTCATGGCAGGCTGGGAACAGTTACGAGGCATCTTGGTAGCTGAGGCAAGCGCAGCAACCCTCGCCGGAAGTGGGTGACTCTCTCCTCCTGATCCAATCAGGGTCTGACTCTCCTGACCTGCCAAAAGCCCTTGGTCAAGTGACTGTAAAGTGAATATATTGAAATTAAAAAGCCATAATTATTAACAACTCAAGCAAAGAGATAATTATTCAAAGCTGTTACCCGTCCagtgtccagtgatttggttatgtTGTACActgagaagaggtcattataaaaggttAGTAAGTTAAACAAACAGGATTTCTTGTTTAGGAATCCTGGTTGTGAAAACTTTCGAGGTAACTTACAATTTTTGTCTCTTGAGTAGCTTGGCAATTACTGATAAAACAGTATTCTATGATTTGACACTTGAGAAGACATTTTTTATATCTTCACCATgatatttattttcaattttttaaGAGGTAACGAGATGAAGGACTAACCATTGGTTTGAGTATTCTCTGGAGCAGGTGTGGAGGGTGTGTCAGCGGCTGCCAGTGGGGACTCCTTGTCAGGTGGAGTGTTGCCCTGAGTCTCCTGGATGGTGGGCAAGGTTAAGCTTGTTGGTACTGGGGTCAAATAGCCAGACAAATTCAGGTGAGAGTGTACACCTGGATCAGGATTCATACCTTTctgagggaagagaaataatgcTTTATCACAATTATGTCCCCACTATTTATAAAATTCTGCTTCACTATTTATAAAATTCTGCTAATTGTGAAATATTATAATTGAAATAGATTTATGCCAATTCAGTTTTTGCTGACATCTTAATCTTGAGGATTTTCAAGTTTGTCACTGACCATCATCATTCTTTACTAACCATCCTGAGGTCAAGCCAATAAATTTGCTACCCTTGATGACATTGAGCAAATATTTCAGCacactattttttattttttcctgccaTGGAGATGCATTATTACTCTTTGCCTGTTCTAAGTCTATAACCCTTAAGATGCATTTTCTGATGTGCTTCTCCAACCACGATCATATTTGAAATTACAGATAATGTCCACCTTTATTGTATCTCAAACTTGTTTTCAGATGTAGCTATACAGCGAAATTCAGTCAACCTACCTTTGCCCTGCGCTCAACAAAGCCATCTGGATGGGTGTAAGTAAGGTAGGTGGAATCACACAGGGAGCCGCCATCCATTGCCGCACGTTTCTCCTCTGCAAGGCGCTGGAGAAGATCCTTCTTCTTCATACGTGGCACCTCCAAAGGTCGCATGAGGGCTCCAAACCACTTCAAAGTTAAAAAGAGCAAGAATGAGCTAAATTTTGTACATCTAACCAAAAGAAAAGAACTTGCTTATGGCCTTGAAATTTGTTCATAAAACATCCTTTTAACAAATTCACATTATGTACAGTTAAAGTCTGTTAATCTGGTCACCAATAGCCTGGCAAGCCCAATTGTTCATTATTTTTGCTCAGGTCAGAGATATTACGAGGTTTTTGATGCTCTAGTTTTTTCCTTGGGTAGAAGGTGGCAAATATGGGGTAGATTGAAAGTTCAAACTAAGAGTGTCACCCCTGACTGTGTgcaaggaggatgggagggatcAATGGACGGAAAGGATGGAAAGtgaaaggaacaaggaagagatagaagatggGAGACAGAGTGAAGGGGGAGAGCATGGCTGCATGGAAAGGCTATTGGTAGAGGCAataaagggtgggagagagggaagggagggggttatAGCACAGGAGCATTGTCCTACAATGAAATTCAAGGCATGTCATGACCAGTGGTCATTTATGGTCCCTTTTTCACCAGCAGTTCAAATAATTTGATGAATAGGAACCTATAGTAACTTCTAAACAACTGAATTACTGATCTTTGTCTTACATGTTGCGAGGATATTACAAGTCTTCTGAAATTTCAAATCAATATGAAAACACATATATATCACAGTCACATGTCTCTTACAAAAACAGCTGCAAATTCTCATCTACCAATATTTTATTATTAATAATCAACCTgctatattccttttttcttccatgacAACTCTTGCATTTGATTCTTGGCATTGTCTTATAGAggtttaacaataataataatagactgcAATCATGACACATGTGCTTAACTCACACAGCAATTGAGGATGAAGCCAGCAATGAGGAGGTGGGTGCCTTGCCATGAGAAGGTGGAGATCATGAGGTTCAACAGTGGTGGGAATATCATAGTGCCAATGCCAGACCCACACACAGCAATCCCAGTGGCCAGGGCTCGCTTGGACTCAAAGTAGTACCCCACACACACCACTGCAGGCAAGTAGACTAACCCAAAGCCTAGCCCTGACAGAATGAAACATGGCAGCAGTATTAGAAGAGGTACTGAAATGATACTGAAATGTGTCCTTAAGCTACACTGACATGAATAAGTATACAATTTTCATCACCTGCTCAGTCACATAAACACAAGATATTTTCAGCAGTAAATTGAGGTCATATCACAATTACATCAAATTATGAAAATGTTCACTCTAAAGCAAGGTTTAATTCTTTGGTGTATTCCATCTTACCTCCCAAAATTCCTTGAAAGACCATGAGGTACTCCACTGAATCGGCAAATATAGTCAGAAAGTATGCAAATGAGGCTATAAGGCCACCCACTATGCATACAGGTCTGCAGCCAAATTTGTTGGTCAGTGCAGAGACAATGGGCCctggaaaagtatatatacatataagtaAAAGAGTGAGAGGTAATTAGGTGCTTAATGAGTAACTTTCCACAGCAATGGCATCTGAAATATAGCCCAGGACTTTGTGGAATCATGTCTCTACAATTAATTTCTCACATACACCTCAACAAGGTAAGAGGCAAGAGACTGTCACATGACAATAAATTACTAAAATATACTCATATATAAATATACTGCAAGGGAATCAATGCCTTATATTGGTGTGCTTAATTAAAAACTAATATAGAAGCAAGCACTTCCAACACTTCTTTCTTTGCCCTGACCTGCCTCAAAGTTTATTTGGGTCACAATGTGCACATTATGGAATGCATttattttacagaaaaggaggcagttcaagggcacacacacaaaaaagaaaacaacaaagccTGCAATTCGTGGTGCAGGAGCTACTTCTTTTTGTACAGTGAGTGTGCCAAGTGTGTACTCTTAGTAAGGAAACAGTCTGCTGCTCTAGATGAGACTATTACTAGGAAACAAATGCATGATGTTTCTTTTTTAATGTGAAGGGCAACAATTTATCTTAATTTTGGCAAATATTTTAATCAATAATCAATCATGCCAGCACAAATAATTACAGCAGTTGTTCAATCACTATGTACTACCTGTTTTTAGGTTTCCCACTTGAACTTGTCAAAAGAGGGTTGGCTAAAGCAATTTctatttgttactactactactactactactactactactactactactacttctactactactactacttctactactactacagcactactactactactactactactaccactactactactactactatcactactggaGGAAACATAAAAGCATGCAATATACACCTAGCTGGCTTACAATGATGCAACCTTGTTTAGTAACTATCAGAGAAGTAGAGCAGAGATATTGTTACAGTAAATATAAAATTAATTAACTCATTAGtgcttattattttatcattaagtGACCTgaactggaggagaggagagaggatcttgaggagaggagaggagaggagaggtgaggagagaacaggaggaggagatggaggaggaagaggtggtggacaAGGAGGATAAggtgggtaaggaggaggaggaggaagaggaggaggagaaggaggaggaggagaaggaggaggaagagaaggaagaggaggaggagaaggaagagaagaaggaagaggaggaggcagaggaggaggagcaacaatgGAAGAAATGTAGTTAAATTAATATACTATGGCTGCATTAGACAAATATTAGATTTTTTATAATATACAACATTATATCTAATTTCATATTATATTGAAACGTAGCAAGTCATTCTTACCCTTAGCTAAAATGGttctgtttatatttataataCTCACCTGCACTGAGATAGACTCCAGCCAGGAGGGATGGGATCCATGCAACCTTCCCTTTCGGAGCATCAAACTGCGTTGAGATGGTGTCCAAGAAGGGGCTAAAGGAGTATGCTATGCCGTCCACTATAGCATTACTGAGGAAGGACACGGCCACAATCACCCACCCCCACCCGCCATCAGGGGGGGGCGGAAGTTCTCCAGGTAGTGAGGTGACTGAGGCAGCATCGTCGTCATACTCATACTGGTTTTGACCATGACCTCCATCATCGcgaccttcaaactcactctgaGGACAGCACAGGCAGTACATAGAGAAATCTGTCTACTCGACAAAACAATTTGAATGCTATAGCTGAAGAGAATATAATTTAAAATCTTCTGTCAACAGTACATTAGAGGACACTTTTTGATCAGTCCTGATTTTAGAATATTGAGATAGAAAGACATGTGGCACTCATTCATGTGAAATATTTGATTGCAGCTACAGGACTACACACATGTTGAAAACCCTCTAACCTTTGATTCAACTTATTTTGCATGATCTTATacctctcacttttcctttcttcacttcccactccttccccaaTTCCCTCTAAATACTAAGGCAACATCATTATCTTCATATAAAtggcatttacttttttttacagagCATTACATGGTCTTTGCTGCTTAGTGATAAGGTATTACAGATCCAGCTTTTATAAAAGACCCCAAATAAGATCCCAAATGCAATAATGGGGTTCTGAGCCTGAAGAGGTGGATGATGAGCCTGCTTCTGCACCTCACTGATGTCTCACCTGGTTTGCCTTTCCTCAACAGGTTATCAGAGGGTATAGTCCgaaacagaaaaggaaaccaGGATAGTGAACACTAGCAATAACTACTATAATTTTTTTACAGTACATTAATTAGAATGCGGCACCGATATTTTACTGAGGGTGGTGTCATATGCCTATGTATCAAAATCATTTATCTGTTATGCATAATCAACAGGGAAGTgaaaacatcaaaataaaatGAGAATGTACTACCTCTATATCGTCACTGAAGGATACTGTGCGTGTGCGTGCCCTGTTTTTCACATCTCTTGGTCTGTCCACCATTTTGCTTCTGTGTCTTCCTGAGGCCAGACTCACCTCAGGGTTAATATCACAAACACAATCTTTATGGTGGTATGAGGTGGTCTTTGTTTTATCACCGCCACCACAAAGCACACACGTCAGGAGTCATGGTTCACTTTTTATGAGCCTTGAAGGGATGCAGTCTCACCCACTTAGCTAATGCTTTTACTGTTGAGAATCACTTTTGTCACATCCTTATTTCCAGGGGTCATGCACatattcttcacacacacacacacacacacacacacacacacacacacattatataaggAGAGCAAAGGTTGAGTACTCGGCATTTACTTGGACTAAAAAATGAAAGTATTAAAAAGATTACCAGAacctgtctttccttcttatatacataccctgataaaaaaaaaaatcagttcagTATTATGAGAAAGCTTTCCCTATTTTTGCCACCATGGTGTAGTGAATCACTAGTGATTAGTAGaacgcctagctacgaatccatgAGCCAGTTCGAATCCCCTTGACAGTCAGCGCGCACCCCACCgaactgttcatcctccctttcgggcagGTCATtaatgggtatctggggaaacctgggaaagacAAATTGATGCTGCACTTGCCCCGTGTCCTTGTGTAATAGGCTCtcatccaccacaggctcaattaaagggccaatgtgacagatgCGCACCGCGGCCACGCACAACTGGAGTGCATGCCCCCAATGTTACTTTACTGCTATTTCCCTCGCAAATAACTATTATAATTACTggcaaaaagaaaggtaaaatataACAAACACCGGCTCAGCATCACGTGAGTACCGCACTCCAAAAAACGCACGGTAGAATCATCTCGGAAAAAAAACTAgcccaacctgacctgacctgacctcatccAATCTAAACTAACCTGGGTAACATAACGTAAGTACGCCTATCGCCCATCAAAGTGTCAATCTAGTCTAACACCCTCAACATGATGGCGACGATTTATAAATTCTgggaaatacgagagaaaaagataaaatcaatATAGTGAAGCGTAATCAGATataagacccagacccagaccacaaTATCAAGACCCTTCCGCTGTCTACCTGAACCTGAACCTGGAGAGTAAACACTACCCAAGCACGACGCATTATCACTGTAGTCATTCCTTAAGTCTAAATTCGCAAGCGGCATTATACTGACCGCACCAGACACCACACGATATTTGAGGGTAGACAACTGGACCTATCACATCAGCTGACAAACGTAAACACCTCGTGCAAACAAAAGTATAAGCTCACTGCACAACTAATGAACCAATATACGTACAAACAATTAACGCTGTGGCAGTGAACCATGAACACTCAGCTCAGTCATCACACCACGCTGCTGCAGTGACAGTGACTGAACAGTGAACAACCCGCGGCTACCGTACACAAAAGGACACCAGTGACCAACCCTACCGCCACCCGTCAAGCCGCCACAATGcattggaggaagaggacaaggagagagcaTGACGTCACAAAAGTGGATCTAGCTTggctccgcccccccccccccgactgGCTGAACGCATGAtacccacacacctcaacatcaaagggtcgtattataattaagacatttcgccgcccaagaacacatatttgacaaggctttcgtatgagttgtgggcatttccatgagtagttgtatgactctggtggtagtttgacccttcttctgtaacatgaacctgaagagacaatcattagaacccgactgaccccctctttgacctttataaatagctgatgtgagaagcgaaagtgtctgaCAATACCAATCTTTGTCTCCATGCCAGCTAGCTCTGCCTTTGGTCGCACCCACAGAGGCAGGGATGGCAACATAACGTTTTTTTCGGTAAGATACAATGATTTTTGAGGCGAAACATTACATAAGAGGCGAAAAAACTTTGcttgaaaaagagcgacacaaaagAATGCGAACGATGTCTAGTAGTAATTTCGAGAAAATCATTATTCTGTAATTCTTTTTCCATGAGTTTTACACACAAACGGATCAAATTGCTGGAATGTAAAGGTCTTTGGGTGCTATCAGAAATGATATATGTATGAACACAGTTATTTTCCAAAACATGTGAAATAAGTGCAAATGATCGGACCAAGTCGCCTTCAACCACatgttctatctctctctctctctctctctctctctctctctctctctctctctctctctctctctctctcacaggagtTATCTTCTGTTATAATTATTTATTCCATTCTTGTAAGTCTCTTATTTTATCTCTGGTGATCAAGCCATCTCCACCACTGCAGAgccatttctctccctaaaaatTAACATGTAACCAACCCTTAATTCTCAGTAATTGGTGCCTGGCCTATATGTTACATTTTCTCCATCTGCTGGTTATCatacctctaacaatgacatgcatgacTGTGTAACACGATTTGTTGACGTCGAGTCATATAAAGACTTATTTGCGTATGGGTAAGTTTTTCTCCTTCGtgccccaatacttccttctgtttactcgtagtgagttttgatcaaatctaagacgctctacatagaaggctgtactgtacatgcttctacattaaaagtaagactatggtcaatatataatgaacattatacagaggaagtgtgagtgATCAAGGCGGGTGTGGAGCATTTCTcctcagcttctacggaataagGACAAGGAAATGATGGTGTTTTTCTATTGAAACCTGAACATAATCCTTAGTGCATATGCCCgatgagggccactccatgtgtTATTCCTCCAAGGTCAAGGCGATGGCGGCCGCAATGAAGCTTCATATTTCTAAGATTTCGATAGATCATTTTCCACAATTTTGTGTGTGAAAATTTAAACAGCACACATCAAAACCCCGTGAATGCATCTTATTTTGAAATATATGCAGAAGGCAGGAATCTGATAAACGTAAGCCTACACGGTCGCCTGCCACTTCCACTCCTGCCTACGGTTATCTTTCCAGCCCCTAGCTTAATGAGGGGTTACTCTTTATTTCAGATGCGATAGTTACTATTTTGGCGCCGATAAGCTACTAATAGAGGTGATAGATAAGTGATTGAATGTGGGAGATTTTTGTCTACTCCAAATAATCGGAGGCAGAACTGTGCCGCACATCCAGTCCGTGGGTGCTGAAGATGGAAAAACAGTACCTCTCATTTGCTTATCCAAGAGAGCTGAAGCAAAGGATTACTCATTTCATGCAAAATAATAATTCAAACAAAAGAGAAGCGAATGAGAGGTACTGCAGTATTACATTTCCGCCTCCTTTACGCCCAGGGATCCAAAATAGAGTAGGCTGCCCCCTGATACAATGTAGCTTAGAAAGTGCCCCATTCACTTTGTGTTTACCTCAAAATAGCAAGTGCCTAAAAGACTGTTGTGTTCTGATTTGATTTATACTTTCAAAATTGTGGAAAATTAACTCCCTCTATCGAAAACAGAAGTCATTGAAGAGCCCAAACGAATGTgtaaccttttttctttttgtaatacCCCGAGATTAAAGAACTCCGAAGGACTTGAGTCGCCGGAGTACAATAATAATTGGCTTGATGCTAATATCCATCTCACGTCTTCGCTAGcccactatatatatttttctccataaACCTGATTTTCTATATTGTACGGGAACGGTCAAAAGTGAACTCGAAGGTAGCAATAAGTCCTGATTGATGAGTCTATTGAGTCTCGCTGAAGGCTGACCGTTTTCATTCACAGTCGAGAGGCCGGATcaaatgataacgataataataacaataatcaagtgtgtgtgtgtgtgtgtgtgtgtgtgtgtgtgtgtgtgtgtgtgtgtgtgtgtgtgtgtgtgtgtgtgtgtgtgtgtgttgtgatgcaATATGGCTGGCGTGGCATCGCTCGGGTACAAAACTGCTACCCTTGACTTGTTTACTGATAAAACAAAACGGAGGAGGTGGCTAGTGTGTCAGGTGACATGCGCGATTatgggagaacacacacacacacacacacacacacacacacgccttatcTCCCTGCGAATGGACTAAGATATTGAGCCAAACGTTCAAACGTTCTCAAAGTGCAAGGAAACAGCGCAGTAAAgaagcaaagtgtgtgtgtgtgtgtgtgtgtgaggttccaGAAATTCTTGTGATCCTATTCTGTTACTAATTGAAGAGGCTgtaccctcctccccctttaccttccctctctaCGTAAtcatggagagagggaaagattcaatgggtgctctctctctctctctctctctctctctctctctctctctctctctctctctctctctctctctctctgttgaactTGTACGTATTGGGTTAGCTCGGTCATGGCTGAataaagaaatgaacaaaaaaaagttattattCCACATTTATATCGGGATCACAATAAAACTAATGTCGGCAACTTAAAAGCTATGTTACATAAAGCAGGCGATTACCGTTGCTTATAATGTGCTTAACAACAGAAGGACTGGATTTAACGTAAATTTCGTCAATAATAACAGAATAATGACATTGCTCAGATCAGAGGTAGAAACAAACGTATGTCGGGTACGGAAATTAAAAGAGAGTTGAATTTcccgaacttttttttttttaattcctttggCCGACATCGCTTTGACGGAGCGATGCATATTTGCTTGCAtgcttgactgtgtgtgtgtgtgtgtgtgtgtgtgagagagagagagagagagagagagagagagagagagagagagagagagagagagagagagagagagagagagagagaaacgtaccacacacacacacccttgctgGTCTACCCTCCATTAATTAAAACATAAGTAAATACAATCAAAGTACAATCAAAATAAACTTAATTAAAAGTTACCAAACCAAAACCAGTGAATGCGTCGGTGGACAAAACTAGTTAGAAGCGGTATAGGCTGGTAAGGGTTAAGTTTGAAATTTTAGTAGACATTTCCTAGAATCATCTGGGTAGCGCAAGGGACCGGAAATTCAGCCTCCTTACATCACCGGCAAGAAAAGAGGAGTCGGGGCCATATTTCTAAACATTTCTGTCCCCAAGAaaacgtaatttactagtctttcgtgggagtttagggcatttccaggggtactcttatgaccctggtggtagtctgagccttcttctgtaccgtgaacctaaaagaacactcattagaactcgattaacctcctttttggcctttggaaatagttggtgtgagagttGGGAGCATCTGACATTACCAACCTCGGTACCAagcacaatgtttttttttttttatatacttttcttGTCGATCACTTATTTCTCGGCATCGCTCGTCTTCAAGAATGACTTTACTTGCACAGACAttcgcaacttttttttttttcagaacttTAAATGCtctattgatagacagatagatagagagacaatgaaaggaagatacagaaagatagagagagagagagagagagagagagagagagagagagagagagagagagagagagagagaacctgtttTCAAATGCGCACAGGTTTTTAATACCCATGTACGTGACGGTATTTCTTAGATAATGTATTCCAAACTATAATCAAACAATTGAGCAAATAAGTCCCGGACAGG of Eriocheir sinensis breed Jianghai 21 chromosome 66, ASM2467909v1, whole genome shotgun sequence contains these proteins:
- the LOC126987842 gene encoding monocarboxylate transporter 1-like isoform X3, translating into MVDRPRDVKNRARTRTVSFSDDIESEFEGRDDGGHGQNQYEYDDDAASVTSLPGELPPPPDGGWGWVIVAVSFLSNAIVDGIAYSFSPFLDTISTQFDAPKGKVAWIPSLLAGVYLSAGPIVSALTNKFGCRPVCIVGGLIASFAYFLTIFADSVEYLMVFQGILGGLGFGLVYLPAVVCVGYYFESKRALATGIAVCGSGIGTMIFPPLLNLMISTFSWQGTHLLIAGFILNCCWFGALMRPLEVPRMKKKDLLQRLAEEKRAAMDGGSLCDSTYLTYTHPDGFVERRAKKGMNPDPGVHSHLNLSGYLTPVPTSLTLPTIQETQGNTPPDKESPLAAADTPSTPAPENTQTNGQESQTLIGSGGESHPLPARVAALASATKMPRNCSQPAMNLGSSGVIPKNGSVPNFERRLSKVEYASTMKVVPATPKASSSNLRALGSQEMRRMSGGYGRVNSNSSFADVDSAVLKIRRSSSRSMMLRPMSRQDIFYSGSIANLREFKSQASMLSYRESALNLQGTGASRVVLDALDGPDESDEKCACLPESIRGTLGQMMDFSLLKNPIFLLIGVANLFGMLGFYTPFVYLPSAAMEKGVEPEYATFLISLIGITNTIGRVLSGFIADLPWVSPLWINNICIILSGVCVFFTPFASSYASFVTLSLFFGFFVSAYISLSSIILVQLLGLSQLTNAFGLLILFRGSASMVGAPISGSIYDATQSYDISFYSAGALLFVCAALHCAVPLVQRLWSQENRPVTYTTNEEYLAAVPEEGESEAGVSPDAGVGIVLDIKPKDFAVVMQETGENKIMLDATQNEKGKESVSSL
- the LOC126987842 gene encoding uncharacterized protein LOC126987842 isoform X5; this translates as MKLDKQISKDGDNKDDERKEVKMEKETKEEVNERLAGTSSACPELPDKTHQEQYSKISFDDGTEKTDEGQGEKALKDQLEMSRMDSKLALVNLETIREGEVLEIPPDTASPPAHGTTPWAKFYFEDNTSEFEGRDDGGHGQNQYEYDDDAASVTSLPGELPPPPDGGWGWVIVAVSFLSNAIVDGIAYSFSPFLDTISTQFDAPKGKVAWIPSLLAGVYLSAGPIVSALTNKFGCRPVCIVGGLIASFAYFLTIFADSVEYLMVFQGILGGLGFGLVYLPAVVCVGYYFESKRALATGIAVCGSGIGTMIFPPLLNLMISTFSWQGTHLLIAGFILNCCWFGALMRPLEVPRMKKKDLLQRLAEEKRAAMDGGSLCDSTYLTYTHPDGFVERRAKKGMNPDPGVHSHLNLSGYLTPVPTSLTLPTIQETQGNTPPDKESPLAAADTPSTPAPENTQTNGQESQTLIGSGGESHPLPARVAALASATKMPRNCSQPAMNLGSSGVIPKNGSVPNFERRLSKVEYASTMKVVPATPKASSSNLRALGSQEMRRMSGGYGRVNSNSSFADVDSAVLKIRRSSSRSMMLRPMSRQDIFYSGSIANLREFKSQASMLSYRESALNLQGTGASRVVLDALDGPDESDEKCACLPESIRGTLGQMMDFSLLKNPIFLLIGVANLFGMLGFYTPFVYLPSAAMEKGVEPEYATFLISLIGITNTIGRVLSGFIADLPWVSPLWINNICIILSGVCVFFTPFASSYASFVTLSLFFGFFV